A portion of the Esox lucius isolate fEsoLuc1 chromosome 20, fEsoLuc1.pri, whole genome shotgun sequence genome contains these proteins:
- the cd79a gene encoding B-cell antigen receptor complex-associated protein alpha chain precursor (The RefSeq protein has 1 substitution compared to this genomic sequence) → MEALTILFLCFCAVGATNGSSKIKVELEGDRPFLRVALSLDAYLKCCYKATDVSLDVSWVVTPPNKNRKDSKTMNVTVNNSTANGVMCHSLILQNVNMIDTGFYQCVLNGSYLKEAVWTHGTYLQVYRKVAKTLDISEGAKNSILTAEGVFLMLGVIFPGCMMLCKSNKSIEQKNRKLKEENIYEGLNLEECCSAYDQVQRSLVHEPYQDVGNMIPEGEEEEEIQLENP, encoded by the exons ATGGAGGCATTAACAATCTTGTTTCTATGTTTCTGTGCTG TAGGTGCCACCAATGGGTCCAGCAAAATCAAAGTGGAACTGGAGGGAGACAGGCCGTTTCTGAGGGTGGCACTCTCTCTTGATGCCTACCTCAAATGCTGCTACAAAGCAACAGATGTTTCCTTGGATGTCAGCTGGGTTGTCACACCCCCAAATAAAAACCGCAAGGACAGCAAAACAATGAATGTGACTGTGAATAATAGCACCGCCAATGGGGTCATGTGTCACTCATTAATTTTGCAGAATGTCAATATGATTGACACTGGGTTCTACCAGTGTGTCCTCAATGGCAGCTACCTGAAGGAAGCTGTGTGGACCCACGGCACCTACCTGCAAGTCTACA GGAAGGTGGCAAAAACTCTGGACATCAGCGAGGGTGCCAAGAACAGCATCCTCACCGCTGAGGGTGTGTTCCTGATGTTGGGGGTGATTTTTCCTGGTTGCATGATGCTCTGTAAg TCAAATAAATCCATTGAACAGAAGAACAGAAAGCTCAAAGAGGAAAATATCTATGAG GGTCTAAATCTGGAGGAATGCTGCTCTGCATATGATCAGGTCCAGCGTTCTCTGGTGCATGAGCCCTATCAAGATGTGGGAAACATGATaccggaggaggaggaggaggaggaaatcCAACTGGAGAATCCTTAA
- the cd79a gene encoding B-cell antigen receptor complex-associated protein alpha chain isoform X1, translating into MEALTILFLCFCAGATNGSSKIKVELEGDRPFLRVALSLDAYLKCCYKATDVSLDVSWVVTPPNKNRKDSKTMNVTVNNSTANGVMCHSLILQNVNMIDTGFYQCVLNGSYLKEAVWTHGTYLQVYRKVAKTLDISEGAKNSILTAEGVFLMLGVIFPGCMMLCKSNKSIEQKNRKLKEENIYEGLNLEECCSAYDQVQRSLVHEPYQDVGNMIPEEEEEEEIQLENP; encoded by the exons ATGGAGGCATTAACAATCTTGTTTCTATGTTTCTGTGCTG GTGCCACCAATGGGTCCAGCAAAATCAAAGTGGAACTGGAGGGAGACAGGCCGTTTCTGAGGGTGGCACTCTCTCTTGATGCCTACCTCAAATGCTGCTACAAAGCAACAGATGTTTCCTTGGATGTCAGCTGGGTTGTCACACCCCCAAATAAAAACCGCAAGGACAGCAAAACAATGAATGTGACTGTGAATAATAGCACCGCCAATGGGGTCATGTGTCACTCATTAATTTTGCAGAATGTCAATATGATTGACACTGGGTTCTACCAGTGTGTCCTCAATGGCAGCTACCTGAAGGAAGCTGTGTGGACCCACGGCACCTACCTGCAAGTCTACA GGAAGGTGGCAAAAACTCTGGACATCAGCGAGGGTGCCAAGAACAGCATCCTCACCGCTGAGGGTGTGTTCCTGATGTTGGGGGTGATTTTTCCTGGTTGCATGATGCTCTGTAAg TCAAATAAATCCATTGAACAGAAGAACAGAAAGCTCAAAGAGGAAAATATCTATGAG GGTCTAAATCTGGAGGAATGCTGCTCTGCATATGATCAGGTCCAGCGTTCTCTGGTGCATGAGCCCTATCAAGATGTGGGAAACATGATaccggaggaggaggaggaggaggaaatcCAACTGGAGAATCCTTAA